The following coding sequences are from one Gemmatimonadota bacterium window:
- the floA gene encoding flotillin-like protein FloA (flotillin-like protein involved in membrane lipid rafts) encodes MEAIIPLLIVAAGILALSLFLYFIPVGLWISALAARVRIGIIELIGMRLRRVPPRIILGSQINATKAGLDIPTAFLEAHYLAGGHVENVVNALIAADKAGIGLTGERAAAIDLAGRDVLEAVQVSVNPKVISTPMVTAVAKDGIQVKATSRVTVRANIERLVGGAGEETIMARVGEGIVTTIGSSETHKDVLENPDMISKTVLDKGLDSGTAYEILSIDIADVDVGDNIGAKLQTDQAEADKNIAQARAEERRAMAVALEQEMAARVEEMRARVVEAEAEVPLAMSDAFRSGNMGIMDYYRMRNIEADTQMREGIAGETEEEDDNEGR; translated from the coding sequence ATGGAAGCGATTATTCCCCTTCTTATAGTTGCTGCAGGTATTCTGGCACTCTCCCTCTTCTTATACTTCATCCCCGTGGGCCTCTGGATCTCTGCCCTGGCTGCGCGCGTGCGCATCGGCATCATCGAACTCATCGGCATGCGCTTGCGTCGCGTGCCCCCGCGCATCATCCTCGGCTCGCAAATCAACGCAACCAAAGCGGGCCTCGACATCCCCACTGCATTTCTCGAAGCCCACTACCTCGCCGGCGGACATGTCGAAAACGTCGTCAACGCACTCATCGCCGCAGACAAAGCCGGCATTGGCCTCACCGGCGAACGCGCCGCCGCCATCGACCTTGCCGGACGCGACGTACTCGAAGCCGTACAGGTCAGCGTCAACCCCAAAGTCATCTCCACCCCCATGGTCACCGCCGTAGCCAAAGACGGCATACAGGTCAAAGCCACCTCTCGCGTCACGGTTCGCGCCAACATAGAACGCCTCGTCGGCGGTGCAGGTGAAGAAACCATCATGGCCCGCGTAGGCGAAGGCATCGTCACCACCATCGGCTCTTCGGAAACCCACAAAGACGTACTCGAAAACCCCGACATGATCTCCAAAACCGTACTCGACAAGGGCCTCGACTCGGGCACCGCCTACGAAATCCTCTCCATCGACATCGCCGACGTGGATGTGGGCGACAACATCGGCGCAAAACTCCAGACAGACCAGGCCGAAGCCGACAAAAACATCGCACAGGCGCGCGCCGAAGAACGCAGAGCAATGGCCGTTGCACTCGAACAAGAAATGGCAGCCCGTGTTGAAGAAATGCGCGCCCGCGTCGTCGAAGCCGAAGCCGAAGTCCCGCTTGCAATGTCCGACGCCTTCCGCAGTGGCAACATGGGCATCATGGACTACTACCGCATGCGCAACATCGAAGCCGACACGCAAATGCGCGAAGGCATCGCCGGTGAAACCGAAGAAGAAGACGATAATGAAGGCAGGTAA
- a CDS encoding nodulation protein NfeD: protein MKPVLTLLVLLLGLGLPARAEEVHVAKINGTIEGGVAAFVTRVMSDAEDAGVKAVIFEIDTPGGALDAALTIRDAILYSEIKTIAFINPRAISAGALISLSADHIIMVEGGTIGAATAVDMQGNKASEKIISYFRNEMKATAEKTGRSSKLAEAMVDEDVDIEGLAPKGKLLTLTTKEAVEQGIADHKISEKNESEKLIAVLKHYDLVQASVIHQSTNWAEQVVRYLTNPYLASLLMTLGFLGLIFEIQSPGWGIGGTIGLICLGLFFGSHLLVNLAGWSEILIFFLGIALILLDLFFVVGFGLLAIPGAILVLTSLFLSLMGRFDLWTWDDISAALTPLLLSVILTGVLAILILRSLPNSRMWNRLVLDIEEKSSEGYVAAPYSDLLGVSGTAFTDLRPGGTGVFDGRRISVSTEGEYLTKDTPVTIIEVEGSRVIVRKIEDT, encoded by the coding sequence ATGAAACCCGTACTCACACTCCTCGTACTCCTTCTCGGACTCGGTTTGCCCGCCCGGGCAGAAGAAGTACACGTCGCCAAAATCAACGGCACCATTGAGGGCGGCGTTGCCGCTTTTGTCACGCGCGTCATGAGCGACGCAGAAGACGCGGGCGTCAAAGCCGTCATCTTTGAAATCGACACCCCTGGCGGTGCCCTCGATGCCGCGCTCACCATCCGGGACGCCATCCTCTACAGCGAAATCAAAACCATCGCCTTCATCAACCCCCGCGCCATATCTGCAGGCGCCCTCATCTCTCTGTCTGCCGACCACATCATCATGGTCGAAGGCGGCACCATTGGCGCGGCCACAGCCGTCGATATGCAGGGCAACAAAGCCAGTGAAAAAATCATCTCGTATTTCCGCAACGAAATGAAAGCCACAGCCGAAAAAACCGGGCGCTCCTCCAAACTGGCCGAAGCCATGGTCGATGAAGACGTCGATATCGAGGGCCTGGCACCCAAAGGCAAGCTACTCACCCTCACCACTAAAGAAGCTGTTGAACAGGGCATCGCCGACCACAAAATCTCCGAAAAAAACGAATCGGAAAAACTCATCGCCGTACTCAAACACTACGACCTCGTGCAAGCCAGCGTCATCCACCAATCGACCAACTGGGCCGAACAAGTCGTGCGCTATCTCACCAACCCCTACCTGGCCTCGCTGCTCATGACCCTGGGATTTCTGGGCCTGATATTCGAAATCCAAAGCCCGGGCTGGGGCATCGGCGGCACCATCGGCTTAATCTGCCTGGGCCTGTTCTTCGGCAGCCACCTCCTCGTCAACCTCGCTGGCTGGTCTGAAATACTCATCTTCTTTCTCGGCATCGCGCTCATCCTCCTCGACCTGTTCTTTGTCGTCGGCTTTGGCCTGCTCGCCATTCCCGGCGCAATCCTGGTCTTAACCAGCCTGTTCTTAAGCCTCATGGGCCGCTTTGACCTCTGGACCTGGGACGACATCAGCGCCGCACTCACCCCCTTGCTCCTCTCTGTGATCCTCACCGGTGTCCTGGCCATACTCATCCTGCGATCCCTCCCGAACTCCAGAATGTGGAACCGCCTCGTACTCGACATCGAAGAAAAATCTTCCGAAGGATATGTCGCGGCCCCCTACAGCGACCTCTTAGGCGTATCGGGCACCGCATTCACAGACCTGCGCCCCGGAGGCACTGGCGTATTTGATGGTCGTCGCATCAGCGTATCGACCGAAGGCGAATACTTAACCAAAGACACACCCGTCACAATCATCGAAGTCGAAGGCAGTCGCGTCATTGTGCGAAAAATAGAAGACACATAA